The following proteins come from a genomic window of Astatotilapia calliptera chromosome 11, fAstCal1.2, whole genome shotgun sequence:
- the apoeb gene encoding apolipoprotein Eb produces MKAVALILALAVITGCNGRAVRQAEATKNPWEESVDRFWEYIAKLGQNADGVVENLKASQLSRELDTLITDTMAELETYKNNIQTKLVPYTETSTAQLSQDVQLLINRLQKDMLDAKERGTEYHSELQAVVDHNTGDLESRMNNFIHKLQKRLNKDIEEIRNTVATYIGEIQSRASQNLDTVKEHVEPYVQQANDNTNKKLSDITAMLQTQAEGLGQQLETQAEGIRTQLEATAEELRTSVQGKIEEMTELFSPYATKIREQFEEIVDKIKESTTA; encoded by the exons ATGAAGGCTGTAGCCCTGATCCTTGCTCTGGCAGTCATCACTG GCTGCAATGGCCGTGCTGTTCGCCAGGCTGAAGCCACTAAAAATCCATGGGAGGAAAGTGTGGATCGCTTCTGGGAGTACATTGCCAAGCTGGGCCAAAATGCTGATGGAGTTGTGGAGAACCTCAAGGCCTCTCAGCTCAGCAGGGAGTTAGA CACTCTGATCACTGACACCATGGCAGAGCTtgaaacatacaaaaataacaTTCAGACCAAGCTGGTTCCCTACACTGAGACCTCCACTGCCCAGCTTTCTCAAGACGTTCAGCTTCTGATCAACAGACTGCAGAAGGACATGCTGGATGCCAAAGAGCGCGGCACTGAGTATCACAGTGAGCTCCAGGCTGTGGTGGACCATAACACTGGTGATCTCGAAAGCCGCATGAACAACTTCATCCATAAACTGCAGAAGCGCCTCAATAAGGACATTGAGGAGATTCGCAA CACTGTGGCCACCTACATAGGTGAGATCCAGTCCCGTGCCTCCCAGAACCTGGATACAGTGAAGGAGCATGTTGAGCCCTATGTCCAGCAGGCCAATGACAACACCAATAAGAAGCTGAGTGACATCACTGCTATGTTGCAGACACAGGCTGAGGGCCTGGGTCAGCAGCTGGAGACCCAGGCTGAGGGCATCAGGACCCAGCTGGAGGCCACTGCAGAGGAACTGCGCACCTCAGTTCAGGGGAAGATTGAAGAGATGACAGAATTGTTCTCCCCCTATGCCACCAAGATCCGTGAGCAGTTTGAGGAGATTGTAGACAAGATCAAGGAGTCAACCACTGCCTAA
- the LOC113032020 gene encoding apolipoprotein A-IV-like: MKVFMVLVVAALSGCHANLFYADAPKPQLEVLTDVFWDYIAKATQTADDTLQMIRNSPIGQEVNARLTESADLASKYAVTLQEQLQPAAQDLITKVTTEADVLRERVTQELNTVKEKLQPYTENMQTQVHQRVEQLKQELVTYADSLDSEALRTTLMQKSEELKTSLEQSVKDLQSQLGPYTDDLKQKVDQHLRDFQKRVAPMTEKVHVELTHRAHLVKQMVAPYAEDLKEKLDPYAQDLQAQLMSLYQSFVNTN; encoded by the exons ATGAAGGTGTTTATGGTACTAGTCGTCGCAGCGCTCTCTG GCTGCCATGCCAACCTTTTCTATGCTGATGCTCCCAAGCCACAGTTGGAAGTGCTGACCGATGTTTTCTGGGATTACATTGCCAAGGCCACACAGACAGCTGATGATACACTCCAGATGATAAGAAACTCTCCAATTGGACAAGAAGTCAA TGCCCGGCTGACAGAAAGCGCTGACTTAGCCAGCAAGTATGCAGTCACCCTCCAGGAACAGCTTCAGCCTGCAGCCCAGGACCTGATCACCAAAGTTACCACAGAGGCTGATGTGTTGAGAGAACGTGTCACGCAGGAACTAAACACAGTCAAGGAGAAGCTCCAGCCCTACACTGAGAACATGCAGACCCAGGTTCATCAGAGAGTGGAGCAGCTCAAGCAAGAGTTGGTTACTTATGCAGATTCCCTGGACTCTGAAGCCCTAAGGACCACCCTGATGCAGAAGAGTGAGGAGCTAaagaccagcttggagcagagTGTAAAGGATCTGCAGTCTCAACTGGGTCCCTACACAGATGACCTGAAGCAGAAGGTGGACCAGCACCTGCGGGACTTCCAAAAACGTGTTGCCCCTATGACTGAAAAAGTCCATGTAGAGCTCACTCACAGAGCGCACCTGGTGAAACAAATGGTTGCCCCTTATGCAGAAGACCTTAAGGAAAAGCTTGACCCCTATGCCCAAGACCTCCAGGCCCAACTCATGTCCCTCTACCAGTCCTTTGTCAACACAAACTAA
- the apoa4b.2 gene encoding apolipoprotein A-IV b, tandem duplicate 2, protein MKVLAVLVLAVFTGCNANLFYADAPKPQLEVVTDAFWDYVAKATQTAEETVKMIRSSQFGQDVSARLTESVDAANKYAVTLQEQLPPTAQDLITKVTTEADVLRDRVIQELSTVRERLEPYTDNIQTQVQQKVEQLKQEVATYTDSLDTEALRTTLTQKSEELKTSLEQSMKDLQTQLGPYTDDLKQKVDQHLQDFKEKVAPLTERVQSQIAQRAQQVKEMATPYVDELRERLDPYAQDLQSRLTSLYESFVKAN, encoded by the exons ATGAAGGTCCTTGCTGTGCTCGTCCTAGCTGTTTTCACTG GCTGCAATGCCAACCTTTTTTATGCTGATGCACCCAAGCCACAGCTGGAGGTGGTGACTGATGCCTTCTGGGATTATGTTGCCAAAGCTACACAGACAGCTGAAGAAACCGTGAAGATGATTAGATCATCTCAGTTCGGACAGGATGTCAG TGCCCGCCTGACAGAAAGTGTTGATGCTGCCAACAAGTATGCCGTCACCCTCCAGGAGCAGCTTCCACCTACAGCCCAGGACCTGATCACCAAAGTCACAACAGAGGCTGATGTGTTGAGAGATCGTGTGATCCAAGAGCTGAGCACAGTCAGAGAGAGGCTCGAGCCTTACACTGACAACATTCAGACACAGGTCCAGCAGAAGGTTGAGCAGCTCAAACAGGAGGTGGCCACCTACACAGATTCCCTGGACACTGAGGCCCTGAGGACCACCCTGACGCAGAAGAGCGAAGAGCTAAAGACCAGCCTGGAGCAGAGCATGAAAGACCTGCAGACTCAGCTTGGTCCCTACACTGATGACCTGAAGCAGAAGGTGGACCAGCATCTGCAAGACTTCAAGGAAAAAGTGGCCCCCTTGACTGAGCGGGTGCAGAGTCAGATTGCACAGAGAGCCCAGCAGGTGAAAGAAATGGCCACCCCCTACGTTGATGAGCTGAGGGAAAGGCTGGACCCATATGCTCAGGACCTCCAGTCTCGTCTCACCTCCCTTTATGAATCCTTTGTTAAAGCCAATTAA